A window of Polaribacter litorisediminis contains these coding sequences:
- the rnr gene encoding ribonuclease R has translation MTRKKKKIYKKKGNVVKDLTKNIFRILNEDSTKVYNHKQIAAKLKISDTDGKTQIVKKLAELTANKKIKEVERGKFKINEDRKYSLGTLDITSNGNGYFITDDYENDIFIPNINLGKGLHGDVVRAYVYKRKRSNKLEADVVEVLERAKTEFVGVLQKSKNFGFVIPDSTKMYADIFIAESKMNGAEDGDKVQVKLIDWPQNSKNPFGKITTVLGKPGEHSTEMHSILLEYDLPYEFEPEIEKEAESLPLEITKEEISKRRDMRKDLTFTIDPKDAKDFDDALSFTKLKNGNYEIGIHIADVSHYLQPKTSLDDEAYKRATSVYLVDRVVPMLPEMLSNGVCSLRPNEEKLTFSAVFEINEKAQIIHEWFGRTVTYSDQRFAYEEAQSIIENCEISEEMKSYQMPLDISITDKEYTVTKEIVEATLTLDKLAKMMRDKRMKQGAISFDRVEVKFHLDEDANPMGVFFKTSKDANKLIEEFMLLANRKVAEFIGSNKGKPSGKTFIYRVHDEPDDEKLASLQNIISKFGYKINTETKESTSESLNKLLSAVSGKAESNMIETLTIRTMSKAVYTTNNIGHYGLAFDYYSHFTSPIRRYPDVMTHRLLQHYLEGGDSPKALPYEERCKHSSKREELASKAERSSIKYMQVKYMQDHKDEVFDGVITGVTEWGIYVEISSNKCEGMVRIRDIKSDYYIFDEKQYAIIGQSTKNMYQLGDAVKIKVKNTDLERKHLDFNLIEELS, from the coding sequence ATGACAAGAAAGAAGAAAAAAATATATAAAAAGAAAGGGAATGTTGTAAAAGACTTAACTAAAAATATATTTAGAATTTTAAACGAAGATAGCACGAAGGTTTATAACCATAAACAAATTGCTGCAAAATTAAAAATTTCTGATACTGATGGTAAAACACAAATTGTAAAGAAATTAGCCGAGTTAACTGCCAATAAAAAAATTAAGGAAGTAGAAAGAGGAAAATTTAAAATCAATGAGGATAGAAAATACTCGTTAGGAACTTTAGACATTACGTCTAATGGCAATGGATATTTTATAACCGATGATTACGAAAATGATATCTTTATACCGAATATAAATTTAGGTAAAGGTCTGCATGGTGATGTGGTTAGAGCTTATGTATATAAGAGAAAACGCAGTAATAAGTTAGAAGCAGATGTTGTAGAAGTTTTAGAGCGGGCTAAAACAGAATTTGTGGGAGTTTTACAAAAGAGCAAAAACTTTGGTTTTGTTATTCCTGATAGTACGAAAATGTACGCAGATATTTTTATTGCCGAAAGTAAAATGAATGGGGCAGAAGATGGCGATAAAGTGCAAGTAAAATTAATAGATTGGCCTCAAAACTCTAAAAATCCGTTTGGAAAAATTACCACAGTTCTTGGTAAACCTGGCGAACATAGTACAGAAATGCACTCTATTTTATTAGAGTATGATTTACCTTACGAATTTGAGCCCGAAATAGAAAAAGAAGCAGAAAGTTTACCTTTAGAAATTACTAAAGAAGAGATTTCTAAACGTAGAGATATGCGCAAGGACTTAACATTTACCATAGATCCGAAAGATGCAAAAGATTTTGATGACGCTTTATCCTTTACAAAACTAAAAAATGGTAATTATGAAATAGGCATTCATATTGCAGACGTTTCTCATTATTTGCAACCAAAAACTAGTTTAGATGATGAAGCTTATAAAAGAGCTACTTCTGTTTATTTAGTAGATAGAGTAGTGCCAATGTTGCCAGAAATGCTCTCTAACGGCGTTTGTTCTTTAAGGCCAAATGAAGAAAAATTAACCTTTTCTGCTGTTTTTGAAATCAACGAAAAAGCACAAATTATACATGAATGGTTTGGTAGAACTGTAACGTATTCAGATCAGCGTTTTGCCTACGAAGAAGCACAATCTATTATAGAAAATTGTGAGATTTCTGAGGAGATGAAATCGTATCAAATGCCTTTGGATATTTCTATCACAGATAAGGAATATACAGTAACTAAAGAAATTGTAGAGGCTACTTTAACCCTTGATAAATTAGCAAAAATGATGCGTGATAAACGTATGAAACAAGGCGCTATTTCTTTTGATAGAGTAGAAGTGAAGTTCCATTTAGATGAAGATGCAAACCCAATGGGCGTTTTCTTTAAAACATCGAAAGATGCTAATAAATTAATTGAAGAATTTATGTTATTAGCAAATAGAAAAGTAGCAGAATTTATAGGAAGTAACAAAGGAAAACCTTCGGGTAAAACTTTTATTTATAGAGTTCATGACGAACCAGACGATGAGAAATTGGCTTCTTTACAAAACATTATTAGCAAATTCGGATATAAAATTAATACAGAAACGAAAGAATCTACATCAGAATCTTTAAATAAATTATTAAGCGCTGTAAGTGGAAAGGCAGAATCAAACATGATTGAGACTTTAACCATTAGAACGATGTCTAAAGCAGTCTATACCACAAATAATATTGGGCATTATGGTCTGGCTTTTGATTATTATAGTCATTTTACATCGCCTATAAGACGTTATCCAGATGTAATGACACACAGATTATTACAACATTATTTAGAGGGAGGAGATTCGCCGAAAGCGCTTCCTTATGAAGAAAGGTGTAAGCATTCTTCAAAAAGAGAAGAATTAGCTTCTAAAGCAGAAAGATCATCGATAAAATACATGCAAGTTAAATACATGCAAGATCATAAAGATGAAGTTTTCGATGGCGTAATTACAGGTGTTACAGAATGGGGAATTTATGTAGAAATTTCATCCAATAAATGCGAAGGAATGGTAAGAATTAGAGATATAAAAAGCGATTATTATATTTTTGATGAAAAGCAGTATGCTATTATTGGGCAATCTACTAAAAACATGTATCAACTGGGTGATGCTGTAAAAATAAAAGTAAAAAATACAGATTTAGAACGTAAACATTTAGATTTTAATTTGATAGAAGAGCTATCTTAA
- a CDS encoding diacylglycerol/lipid kinase family protein, which translates to MSNSVKLNAGSWFIIANPTSGNRNFSKQWKEIQQLLTQENIDFSFVFTQFSKHEIKLVDAAIQQGFRNIISVGGDGTLHHVVNGIMLQRYVKTSDITIAVIPLGTGNDWIKTYNIPNSIKKAIHIIANKKTILQDIGVLQTENNIISYFNNVAGLGYDGYIVYKLEKLKRFGAIAYLLAGISGLLFYKKADFKIIFDDKIIETKCLMVLFGICKFSGGGMQFTKDVHTTDGLLDITIAKNLNLFDLIININKLYNGHIASHKKIETYKTKEITVIPKYSNSMIQADGELIGKGKVKVKIIEKALNFVVN; encoded by the coding sequence ATGTCTAATTCCGTCAAGCTAAATGCTGGCTCTTGGTTTATAATTGCAAATCCTACTTCTGGAAATCGGAATTTTTCTAAACAATGGAAGGAAATTCAGCAATTATTAACACAAGAGAACATAGACTTCTCTTTTGTTTTTACACAGTTTTCTAAACATGAAATTAAATTGGTTGATGCTGCAATTCAACAAGGGTTTAGAAATATTATTTCTGTAGGTGGAGACGGCACACTACATCATGTAGTAAACGGAATAATGTTGCAAAGATATGTAAAAACTTCTGATATAACTATTGCGGTAATTCCTTTAGGAACAGGAAATGACTGGATAAAGACCTATAACATTCCGAATTCGATTAAAAAAGCAATCCATATCATTGCTAATAAGAAAACAATTTTACAAGATATTGGCGTTTTACAAACTGAAAATAACATAATTTCTTATTTTAACAATGTTGCAGGTTTAGGATATGACGGCTATATTGTTTACAAACTAGAAAAATTAAAACGTTTTGGAGCTATTGCGTATTTGTTAGCCGGAATTTCTGGTCTACTTTTTTATAAAAAAGCTGATTTTAAAATTATTTTTGATGATAAAATAATAGAAACCAAATGCTTAATGGTTTTATTCGGAATTTGTAAATTTTCTGGTGGTGGCATGCAGTTTACAAAAGATGTACATACAACTGATGGTTTGTTAGATATAACGATTGCTAAAAATTTAAATTTATTTGATTTAATCATCAATATAAACAAACTATATAACGGACATATAGCAAGTCATAAAAAAATAGAAACCTACAAAACCAAAGAAATAACGGTAATTCCAAAATATTCCAATTCAATGATTCAGGCAGATGGCGAATTGATTGGAAAAGGGAAAGTAAAGGTAAAAATTATAGAAAAGGCGTTGAATTTTGTGGTGAATTAA
- a CDS encoding RNA polymerase sigma-70 factor, with amino-acid sequence MKKTENKELIKFVHFKKGNEAAFEYFFYKFYNHIVGFCIQFIYDENDAKELAQEAFLNLWTQREKIKTVNGISSFLYTYSKSKCLNIIRHRKVKEKYINQTLNKKEAQLNTEILESLQFDSLTITELEDLIFSSIEELPKKTKEIFRRKRIDQKKNQEIADEMNISIKTVEVHFSNAIKVLKTKLSDYLPAILLYLILN; translated from the coding sequence ATGAAAAAAACAGAAAATAAAGAGCTTATAAAATTTGTTCACTTTAAAAAAGGAAACGAAGCGGCTTTTGAGTACTTTTTTTATAAATTTTACAACCACATTGTTGGCTTTTGTATCCAATTTATTTATGATGAAAATGATGCTAAAGAACTTGCACAAGAAGCTTTTTTAAATCTTTGGACCCAAAGAGAAAAAATAAAAACTGTAAACGGAATATCCTCTTTTTTATATACCTATTCTAAATCTAAATGCCTAAATATTATTAGACATAGAAAGGTAAAAGAAAAATATATAAACCAAACTTTAAACAAAAAAGAAGCGCAATTAAATACAGAAATATTAGAATCCTTGCAATTCGATTCTTTAACTATCACCGAACTCGAAGATCTTATTTTTAGTTCTATTGAGGAATTACCTAAAAAAACCAAAGAAATTTTTAGAAGAAAAAGAATAGATCAGAAAAAAAACCAAGAAATTGCTGATGAAATGAATATTTCTATCAAAACGGTAGAAGTTCATTTTTCTAACGCAATAAAGGTTTTAAAGACTAAATTGTCAGATTATCTGCCAGCAATCTTACTTTATTTGATATTAAATTAA
- a CDS encoding FecR family protein produces the protein MIQNLIFKYLNNQASENEVSKVFDWIEQSEENKQEFIRLKKLWMLSGSYSNTKNLFEWNKIKNKLSAPKKSIFNQVLKYAAVLVLLVAGAHYITTISVKTEEKNTVENFVILEKSSGTIEYISDKKDKIVKDTLGNIIAKKNNKELIYYKNPSTKKTIYNTIKVPFSKTFKVVLSDGTIVHLNAGTSFTYPEQFNLANNRKVSLQGEAHFEVFKDKTKPFIVEANDVNIEVLGTTFNLSNYEEDGFIDCVLTEGSVRLSERDNQENAIFLQPNQKVTWQKNKSSFIAKDVNPENYTAWIHGELVFHKDSFTNISKKIERYYNVKIINNYTFLASQEFTGTIKIKESNVENILELFKLDTPFTYKKKQNIIEIYHP, from the coding sequence ATGATTCAGAATTTAATATTTAAATATTTAAACAACCAGGCTTCAGAAAATGAAGTTTCTAAGGTTTTTGATTGGATTGAACAATCAGAAGAAAATAAACAAGAATTTATTCGTTTAAAAAAATTATGGATGTTATCTGGATCTTATTCCAACACCAAAAATTTATTTGAATGGAATAAAATTAAAAATAAACTTTCTGCACCCAAAAAATCAATTTTTAACCAAGTTTTAAAATACGCTGCTGTTCTTGTATTGCTGGTGGCTGGTGCTCATTATATCACCACTATTTCTGTTAAAACTGAGGAGAAAAATACAGTAGAAAATTTTGTTATTTTAGAAAAAAGCTCAGGTACAATAGAATACATTTCTGATAAAAAAGATAAAATTGTAAAAGACACTTTAGGAAATATCATTGCCAAAAAAAACAACAAAGAGCTTATTTATTATAAAAATCCCTCAACTAAAAAAACGATTTATAACACGATAAAAGTTCCGTTTTCTAAAACCTTTAAAGTGGTACTTTCTGATGGAACGATTGTTCATTTAAATGCTGGGACTTCTTTTACGTATCCAGAACAATTTAATTTGGCGAATAATAGAAAAGTAAGCTTACAAGGAGAAGCTCATTTCGAGGTGTTTAAAGACAAAACAAAACCTTTTATTGTAGAAGCAAATGATGTAAATATCGAGGTTTTAGGCACCACTTTTAATCTAAGTAACTATGAAGAAGATGGTTTTATTGATTGCGTTTTAACGGAAGGTTCTGTGCGTTTATCAGAAAGAGATAATCAAGAAAACGCTATCTTTTTACAACCAAACCAAAAAGTAACTTGGCAAAAGAATAAAAGTAGTTTTATAGCTAAAGACGTAAATCCTGAAAACTACACTGCTTGGATTCATGGTGAATTAGTATTTCATAAAGATTCTTTTACCAATATTTCAAAAAAAATAGAGCGGTATTATAATGTTAAAATCATTAATAATTATACTTTTTTAGCTTCTCAAGAATTTACTGGGACTATAAAAATTAAAGAATCTAATGTAGAAAATATTTTAGAACTTTTTAAATTAGATACACCGTTTACCTATAAAAAAAAGCAGAATATTATAGAAATTTATCATCCTTAG
- a CDS encoding SusC/RagA family TonB-linked outer membrane protein, with amino-acid sequence MKKTFFLLGFLFLIVSSTFSQTVTINKKNKPLREIIETLEEQTTYRVLFNTNKVSSSKRVSIEVRNVSLTEVLNLLTKKINVAYVIKDKQILFIDKKPEIKKREISGIVKSKSDNFGIPNATILMKGTKKGAITDFDGNFKYLIQSKDIKSVILEFSYLGFQTKEVTLGNESYFEVYLEEETTSLSEIVITSSYGTSKLKEEVVGSIASVKASELGVEQPVVSFDELLEGQIAGVSIQAGPQLGESVKIDIRGQGSITPLNGNVVGTSTQPLIIIDGIILSEETGLDGNNFFDVGEGLLSENILNPLAKIGIDDIESFNILKDAAAVGLYGADAANGVIIITTKKGKKGALKFTASTQMGVTTAFNGLKYLNGEQYQTVINEYNLNSGNLQNIQPWNGVNTDWFHLLNTTGVFNRVNFSASGGIKNITYRASLGYQKTKEAQINNSFQKLNSSFSIRYNKNKFNTSLVFSPSITLKEDPNKLYSFALPPTIPVFDDDGNYTPFASFGNPLAVANQNISKAQTIAFLTSINANYSFSDRLKFSTLFGFDFSNKDEDRFFSGLNGSGDFGTDNDSPYFRDETDSFGLVKGRRMLRNRDTRRWNWNASLAYNNTFREHHNIDGILGIEARKEKVNFGYERGNGFDNLSVPQPISTAFEQDYQTDFSESAGRSLFSQFNYNFKKKYFFLVNFRIDQSSAFGDDKNTAFNGGIGASWNLSSESFLSDSNFVDFLRTRISYGTTGNSRIGSYRALGLYTLNQNGYNGLPYGNLTSAPNPNLTWETNKKFNFGIDFNFLKRFKFTTDFFRDVIVDQIVSRDVIIESGFTSAQINGAEMYNQGIEFSLNANVVDSDKFSWSSNFNITTIRNKVTSLVGLGSDFSSAEAARAQTVGYATSTLWGFDFIGIDPATGRELFNIDDQIYDGAQVRSLFDASNWKPIGDSQAEFFGGMRNSFTYKNFNLNIITSFTYGADILVDRVLFDNYRVLSNRNISVNVFEDAWYNQGDSAIHPIIINDNPLISNSTKYLFDTSHIKLKSISLSYNAPVKQMKIPLNSLSFTLNASNLLYWFKNTSPDGKNGVSEFRNQYPEARTFTLGINTTF; translated from the coding sequence ATGAAAAAAACTTTTTTTCTTTTAGGTTTTCTATTCTTAATAGTTTCAAGCACGTTTTCACAAACTGTGACTATTAATAAAAAAAATAAACCTTTAAGAGAAATTATTGAAACACTAGAAGAACAAACAACGTACAGAGTTTTATTCAATACGAATAAAGTAAGTAGTTCTAAAAGAGTATCTATAGAAGTTCGCAATGTAAGCTTAACAGAAGTGCTAAATCTACTCACTAAAAAGATAAATGTTGCCTATGTGATAAAAGATAAGCAAATTCTATTTATTGATAAAAAACCTGAAATTAAAAAGAGAGAAATCTCTGGAATTGTAAAAAGTAAGTCGGACAATTTTGGGATCCCAAACGCAACCATACTTATGAAGGGAACTAAAAAAGGAGCCATTACAGATTTTGATGGTAATTTTAAGTACCTTATTCAGTCCAAAGATATAAAATCTGTAATTTTAGAATTCTCTTATTTAGGTTTTCAAACCAAAGAAGTTACTCTAGGAAATGAATCGTATTTTGAAGTTTATTTGGAGGAAGAAACTACTAGTTTAAGTGAAATTGTGATTACATCCTCTTACGGAACTTCTAAACTAAAAGAGGAAGTTGTGGGTAGCATTGCATCGGTAAAAGCATCAGAATTAGGCGTAGAACAACCTGTGGTTTCTTTTGATGAACTTTTAGAAGGACAAATTGCTGGGGTATCCATTCAAGCCGGACCGCAATTAGGGGAATCTGTAAAAATAGATATTAGAGGTCAAGGTTCAATCACTCCTTTAAATGGTAATGTAGTGGGTACTTCTACCCAACCTTTAATTATTATTGATGGTATTATTTTATCTGAAGAAACAGGTTTAGATGGTAATAACTTTTTTGATGTTGGTGAGGGTCTTTTATCTGAAAACATCCTAAATCCTTTAGCAAAAATTGGCATTGATGATATAGAAAGTTTTAATATTTTAAAAGATGCTGCTGCTGTTGGTTTGTATGGTGCAGATGCTGCAAATGGAGTCATTATTATTACTACTAAAAAAGGTAAAAAAGGAGCTTTAAAATTTACAGCCTCCACTCAAATGGGTGTTACCACTGCTTTTAATGGTTTAAAATATTTAAACGGAGAGCAATACCAAACCGTAATTAACGAATACAATTTAAATAGCGGTAATCTACAAAACATTCAACCTTGGAATGGTGTAAATACAGATTGGTTTCATCTGCTAAATACCACAGGTGTTTTTAACAGAGTTAATTTTAGTGCTTCTGGTGGAATTAAAAACATTACTTACAGAGCAAGTTTAGGATATCAAAAAACAAAAGAAGCTCAAATTAACAACTCTTTTCAAAAACTAAATTCTTCATTTTCTATAAGATATAATAAAAATAAGTTCAATACATCACTCGTATTTTCTCCCTCAATTACTTTAAAAGAAGACCCAAATAAATTGTATTCTTTTGCATTACCCCCAACAATTCCTGTGTTTGATGATGATGGTAATTACACACCATTTGCAAGCTTTGGTAATCCATTAGCGGTTGCCAATCAAAACATATCAAAAGCACAAACAATTGCTTTTTTAACAAGCATTAATGCAAACTATAGTTTTAGCGATCGCTTAAAATTTTCCACTTTATTTGGGTTTGATTTTTCTAATAAAGATGAAGATCGGTTCTTTTCAGGATTAAATGGTTCTGGAGATTTTGGTACAGATAACGATTCTCCTTACTTTAGAGACGAAACAGATAGTTTTGGTTTGGTAAAAGGGAGACGTATGTTAAGAAACAGAGATACAAGACGTTGGAACTGGAATGCCTCTTTAGCTTACAACAATACTTTTAGAGAACATCATAATATTGATGGTATTCTAGGAATAGAAGCCCGAAAAGAAAAAGTAAATTTTGGCTACGAAAGAGGAAATGGTTTTGATAATTTAAGTGTACCTCAACCCATTTCTACTGCCTTTGAACAAGATTATCAAACCGATTTTTCTGAAAGTGCAGGTAGGTCTCTATTTAGTCAATTTAATTACAACTTTAAGAAAAAATATTTCTTTTTAGTCAACTTTAGAATCGATCAAAGTTCTGCTTTTGGTGATGATAAAAACACCGCTTTTAATGGTGGTATTGGTGCTAGTTGGAATTTAAGCAGTGAATCTTTTTTAAGTGATAGTAATTTTGTAGACTTTTTAAGAACAAGAATAAGTTATGGTACCACAGGTAACTCAAGAATTGGTTCTTACAGAGCGTTAGGTTTGTATACCTTAAATCAAAATGGATACAATGGTTTGCCTTATGGAAATTTAACGAGTGCCCCTAACCCAAATTTAACTTGGGAAACGAATAAAAAATTTAACTTTGGTATCGATTTTAACTTTTTAAAACGTTTTAAATTTACCACAGATTTCTTTAGAGATGTTATTGTAGATCAAATTGTTTCTAGAGATGTCATTATAGAATCTGGTTTTACATCAGCACAAATAAATGGTGCAGAAATGTACAATCAAGGAATTGAATTTTCTTTAAATGCGAACGTTGTAGATTCTGATAAATTTTCTTGGAGTTCAAACTTTAACATTACTACTATTAGAAATAAAGTAACTTCTTTAGTAGGTTTAGGTTCAGATTTTTCTTCAGCAGAAGCAGCAAGAGCACAAACAGTGGGCTATGCAACCTCTACTCTTTGGGGTTTTGATTTTATTGGAATTGATCCTGCAACAGGCCGTGAATTGTTTAATATTGATGATCAAATTTATGATGGCGCGCAAGTAAGATCTTTGTTTGATGCTTCTAATTGGAAACCCATTGGTGACTCTCAAGCTGAATTTTTTGGGGGTATGCGGAATTCATTTACTTATAAAAACTTTAATTTAAACATTATTACCTCTTTTACCTATGGTGCAGATATTTTAGTAGATAGAGTATTGTTTGATAATTACAGAGTGTTATCCAACAGAAATATTAGTGTAAATGTTTTTGAAGATGCTTGGTATAATCAAGGAGACAGTGCTATTCATCCTATAATTATAAATGATAATCCTTTAATTTCTAACTCAACAAAATATCTTTTTGATACTTCTCATATCAAATTAAAATCTATTAGTTTAAGTTATAATGCACCTGTTAAGCAAATGAAAATACCTTTAAATTCTCTTTCATTTACCTTAAACGCATCCAATTTATTGTACTGGTTTAAAAATACATCACCAGATGGAAAAAATGGCGTTTCTGAATTTAGAAATCAATATCCTGAAGCAAGAACATTTACATTAGGAATAAACACAACTTTTTAG
- a CDS encoding RagB/SusD family nutrient uptake outer membrane protein produces MKLYKTSYFCCLFLIVSCSDFLKLEPGQQISINEQLSTKTGLQLSLNGLYYDIEDLVSSVQVIYPDLQGGNITFSPVINNKEVSVSSVIENSYSFSDFAEDSDYSGFYTSLYDIINQVNVILDYFDTYTFLSEDERNQLQAELMAMRAFAHYQITLMYAQNYNFTADGSHLGIVYNTSPLLIGVDFPARKTMQETYELLKNDLDTALSLFTNTQFLAGASISLFNTTTTEALYARVALQMNDWENAFNHANTIITTSGINLTSKDIYVLEWEKEEDPISEIIFEFSARRTSEGAISQSISQWFKYETDQNYARYVASGDLLDLYTPDDIRTNMFLEQQLPTNVNGIAVNLPYYFTKKYQDGAGTTFIRLSEMYLIRAEANARLNKPTEALQDLNSIRERANLSALNTTTNLLDEIFLERRRELAFEGHLLYDIMRFKKDVIRNKGCLANVCNLNYPSNFFVLPIPQSSTELNENIQQNEGY; encoded by the coding sequence ATGAAATTATATAAAACATCTTATTTTTGCTGTCTTTTTTTAATAGTTTCTTGTAGCGATTTTTTAAAATTAGAACCTGGACAACAAATATCAATAAACGAACAGTTATCAACCAAAACCGGTTTACAATTGTCCTTAAATGGTTTGTATTATGATATTGAAGACTTGGTTTCATCAGTTCAAGTTATATATCCAGATCTACAAGGAGGAAACATCACTTTTAGCCCAGTTATTAACAATAAAGAAGTCAGTGTATCTTCTGTCATAGAAAACAGTTATAGTTTTAGTGATTTTGCAGAAGATTCTGATTATAGTGGATTTTATACCTCTTTGTATGATATCATCAATCAAGTAAATGTTATCTTAGATTATTTTGATACCTATACTTTTTTATCCGAAGATGAAAGAAACCAATTACAAGCAGAATTAATGGCTATGAGAGCTTTTGCTCATTACCAAATTACTCTAATGTATGCACAAAACTATAATTTTACTGCTGATGGATCTCATTTGGGTATTGTATACAACACATCACCTTTGTTAATTGGTGTAGATTTTCCTGCAAGAAAAACAATGCAAGAAACCTATGAATTATTAAAAAATGATTTAGATACCGCACTTTCTTTATTTACCAATACTCAATTTTTAGCTGGTGCTAGTATTTCTTTATTTAATACAACCACAACAGAAGCTTTGTATGCAAGAGTTGCACTACAAATGAACGATTGGGAAAACGCATTCAATCATGCAAATACTATCATTACAACTTCTGGTATCAACTTAACATCAAAAGATATTTATGTTTTAGAATGGGAAAAAGAGGAAGATCCTATATCTGAAATTATTTTTGAATTTTCTGCACGTAGAACTTCTGAAGGTGCCATATCTCAATCCATATCTCAATGGTTCAAATACGAAACCGATCAAAACTACGCAAGATATGTTGCTTCTGGAGATTTATTAGACTTATACACCCCTGATGATATTAGAACAAACATGTTTTTAGAACAGCAATTACCAACAAATGTAAATGGTATAGCTGTAAATTTACCATACTATTTTACAAAAAAATATCAAGATGGTGCTGGTACAACTTTTATAAGGTTAAGTGAAATGTATCTAATAAGAGCAGAAGCCAATGCAAGGTTAAACAAACCCACAGAAGCTTTACAAGATTTAAATAGTATAAGAGAAAGAGCAAATTTATCAGCATTAAATACTACTACTAATTTATTAGATGAAATATTTTTAGAACGCAGAAGAGAACTCGCTTTTGAAGGGCATTTATTGTACGATATTATGCGCTTTAAAAAGGATGTTATAAGAAATAAAGGATGTTTAGCAAACGTATGTAATTTAAATTATCCTTCTAATTTCTTTGTTTTACCGATACCACAATCAAGTACAGAATTAAACGAAAATATACAACAAAATGAAGGTTATTAA